The Plasmodium gaboni strain SY75 chromosome 5, whole genome shotgun sequence nucleotide sequence taaaagaaaaacaatATGAAAACTTTGAGAAGAACCAAATGGATATGACTAATCCAAATATGATGATGTTTAATATGATGTCtggtaataatatagatgGTATTATTCCTAATTATATAGAAgaaaaacataataaaaatatgaacaataaaaatatgaacaataaaaatagtgTTAGTCTAAGTAATAGTATTATAAATAACGCaagtataaataatagTCGAATGCATACAAACagtataaataataatagcAATAGTTGTGTTCctaatataaaatatccgaacttttttattaataaaaataatattccatatacaaatgaaaataataaaagtttAAGTGAATCAAACCTAATGAATTTAGTATGtgaattaaataatatagaaaaagGAGAAACTAATGTATCTATGgaaaataatttgaataataataaacgTAGTGTCTTATCACAAAggaatatattaaatatggataatataaaaggCAACGAGAAAAATATGAGAAATGATCTTCAgcataatataaataataatatttatctttcaaataatttaagTGACAATAAAGTAATAAATCaaatgtttttaaaaaaatattacaattCAAATTTTGCACATTATGATAAGGAGGgaaatgaagaaaaaaataaattgCCATCCCTTCCACGGAATGACACAACAATGAACATCAACAGTAACAGCAACATCAACAGTAACAACAACATCAACAgtaacaataataataataataatagtagtagtaataataatattcatatgttttataattttaatgGTAATACACCATCCgatattaataattcatttggtcaacaaaaaaaaattatgagcagcagtattattatgaataacaaagataacaataatttatattttttaaataacaCATATGATATAAAGGGGCCACACACTACtagtaatataataaataacaatatgaatagaaataatagtaatagtGTGAACtcaaattatttaaataaaacatttaGTACTATGGACCttagaaaaaatatgaacGAATATGAAgagaaacaaaaaattcTTATCAATCGAATAAAACAACAAAATGATAtagaacaaaatatatacaacCTTAGTAATAGAACGAATGacaataaaaaacaaaatctaattaatacaaatgctaatacaaaaaatagTAGTAATATAAGAAGTAGTAGCAATATAAGAAGTAGTAGTAATATAAgtacaaataataatatattgtatCAATTAATAGATGaaaacattttaaaaaatacattatcaaataatactacatttaatgaaataaaaaataacactcaaaaaaataatatggatTTCGGTTTAAATCAATTATCTATGTACATGCAAAATAATGTTACttcaaatattaaaaataataatatgacAAATGAAACccataataataatgacaACATGAAGAgtaacaataataataataataataatagtgGATATCCATTAAATTATCTTATTTTTCAACAAAATCAAAACCATTTagatacaaataataacaacaataataacaataacaataataataataataataataatagtaataataatatatatacaaaataaaaaagaccataatccatattataatttaaatatttctatatttaaTCATAATGgattaaaaattaaaaataatcaaatatttaataatttacCATCTCcttcaaataataattcatatagATTATAAGTcataatatgaatgaaaatatatatttgataagTGCCAACAAAAGAAGTGCTAGAAgtaataagaataaaaacacttaaaataataattaagGGTGACAAGTAaatatggatatatatatatatatataatatatatattttttatttggTGTAAGATCgattttttcttttataaaacatatatgtatgtataacgagtatttattttatatttttgtcATGTTTGTTAAGTTATTTTATgttatgaataataaaatattattatatatatatatatatatatatatatatatatatatttttttttttttttttaataaaactttataaaatttttaaagattgaaaaaaaatttaaaaataaaaagagCTATAAGTacaacaacaacaaaagatataacaataaaaaacatataagTATATGCATTTTTTCTCTCTTCTGCTACTAACATATGTCTTATCATGGGACTTTTTTcaaattcatataattcaATATCAGTATTACGTGGTATTTGATTAATTCCTGTATGAAGTAAAGAAGTTAAAATGAATGGAAAAAACTTcaatgataaaaatgaataattaGTTTCgttatcattattatttaatatatttttttttttttcttcttcttcttcttcttctatATTTGTTGTTTTGTTTGATTCTCctcttatatatatattctttatttttgaCACATTTGTATAacttttgtttttatttttttcatttaaaaaagaagtAGCACTGAAACTATTATCATTcttcttatttttattattattgttattattttttgtatttttttctttattatttattgaaTGACTTATTAAACTgttattcttatttttatcatattttctGAAACAGttcataaaatttaaatgaaataggattaacaaaatgaaatatattttcttcatttcttatgaacttttttttttttttttttaaaaaaaaaacatcTGCCAAATATGTGTATTTTATACAATACCttcattaaaaaaatctatatttctaataaaaagaaaaaataaaacaaaacatataaataaataaataaatatatatatatatatatatatatatattatatatgtattttttcttttttattatttatatacaacCTATTCATTGTTTAAGGgttgtattaatatattcttatataatatattttaccTGTCATCtttgtaatatattgtatatatttgttatttgCTTGCCTTCATATAATTACACATcttcaaatatatatatatcactacttttattatgtcactataaattatatatattatttttctttatcttcatataataataataatatatatttatatatatttatattaccTTTCATGTATGCATAATTAAAATGTTCTAcaaaagatatattattaagcactttatatattttattattatatatatattatttatatatattattatagGAGTAGCATATTATTTTACcgtataaataattttaagAACAACTATTACTCAcaatgaaaaagaaaaaaattataaaaatattaaatatagataattagataatatatatatatatatatatatatatatataatattcaagatgtttttatttgaaaGTTGAATACTCGgttcttttttaatacatataattataataattgCATTATTCTATTATCtacaatataaaaatatatatatatatatatatatatatatatatatattatatcttttaaaacttattaatttttttttttttttttttttaaataatatcattatttatgtgacctttattatttcaaaaTTGACAAAGGGTATTTCTcctttttaattaatttcaataaataaaatgtacatattttaacatatataaatatactaattattttgaagaaaaaaaaaaaaaaaaaatgagtATAACAAAATTACATATACTTGATCAAGAACTAGATATCactttaattttatttaaaaatgttgTTAATTCAAAAGACCTATTAGaaagttataaaaaaaatatgaatgaCAATATTTGTTATGTGAATGAtttctttcttttattaGATAGTAATTTGGtataattatgaaaataaaatgtgcaaaaaaaatgaatcaaaagaaatataaatataaatatatatatagaaatagAAATAGAAATAGAAAGAGTCACAATTGAATATACAaccttttttataaaattttataaattataactatttgatatatatatatatatgtactttatttttgtattatagGTTTATAATGAAAATCATATATTGCATAGTATTTATAGGGCTCATCATAATTTCCaatcaaaaaaaagaataaccaaaaatatttttctagAAATTCTTTTCCTTCTTTCACCTCATGAAAATGTACGTATCTTCTTTTATACCTTATTATTACACAattgtaaataatatatatatatatatatatatatatatatatgatacatttttattttacaaGTATCATTGaattgttatatatttatttattattttttttttttatcagATTAATGAGTGTGTAAAACaatatcaaataaaaaatgattcATCTTCTGTAATTTATGTAGGTATTAATATTTCCAAAGATCAAGtaataatcataaaaaaaaaaaaaaaaaaaaataaaaaaaaaaaaaaaaacttatGCATTTTTAACACTTcaaagatatatatatatatatacatatgtatttttttatttttatttttattttaggttgatatgtttataaaatCTGTTCAAGGAGATCAAACTGATTTTAACGAATTGCCCTTCTTACATGATAAGCAAAAAATTTtagaaaattttaaatgTGATAATATGGACAATTTAGAGAgatttatttatcataatatagCTTCTAAGAAAATTAACTTGAGTTAAGAATTTTgaaacaataaaatatacgTAACATCTTTAAAggataatttttttaataatatatatatatatatttatatatatatttatttatttatttatttatttatatttatttattttttttttttaagtttCTTATCTTTTAATAACGTAAAAGTTCTTTTATTTCTCAATGTTAAATTCTCTTAAAATTAACAACGTCAAATAAAATGAgaatacatatatatgtgttagaggtttaaaaaaaaaaaaaaaaaagaaaaaaaaaaatatatatatatatatatatgtatgtttGTATGTATGTATCCTCTTGGTTAATTGGGACAAAGTGtgcatataaatatacacTGTTCTTAcacaataataattaaGGACAATTTCTTCacaatattaatatatatatatatatttatttatatatatttatatttatattcatatacACAAGACAGATGTAACCCTCCTGTGCTTGttaacaaaaatataataaaaagaaaaaaaaaaaagagattcttcatatatatatataatatacatatcTAATTAAATCATATATGGTAAATCAATATGAGCATCTATTGGTAATCCAGATATAATTCTAACAAAATTCCATAAACTTTCTAATTGTGAAAAGAAAGAATGTCttgttttatatacatttgAATTAAAAGGAGATTTACAGAAAATACTAGATAAAAAGAGAACACTAtctaaatttttaaatgaattatattttgGTTTTAATATAGTATGAGATAATTTATAATCTTcaatttgtatattttcatttaataattgttcattttctattgttttcttttcttGAGTAGGTTTGAAAAATACACGTTGTGATAATTCtactaataatattaaatcaATTAATATAGGAGATGCTAACATAGAATCTTgacaaatattatataaaactattgtattttttccattcataaatatttcacTGATATATTCATCTATAGCTTTTTTATCATCTCCAACATATGGcacatattttataacaaTTTCACTGTTAACTTTTTGTTTCTCTAAACTTTCTACATATGTACAATCTTCTTCAATATCAGCACTTACTTTGCCCTTTTCATTTAAACTATCTCCTTCACAATATTCTaaacttttttttactGCCACATTTACATCCTTCTCGTCATcaacatataaattttcattCGCACGCACATAGTCACATATTAAATTACTTTTAGATACTTTCTTGCTATAAAATTGTAAGTCTGACGATAAATTTTTTCCGTCATTATTTCCAAGGTGATTGTATGACACGATGCTCTTTGGTTTCAGTCCTACAAaaagggaaaaaaaaaaaaaaaaaggaaaaattaaaaaatgcTAATAAAAGGGTGATATAACACAAACACGtgtattattaaaaaataaataggtaaaacatatatatatagagaaatatatatagaaatatatatatatatatatatatatttatttgtttctttattttttgatcCCCTTTTTGTGATACCTGTGCCAAAATAAAAGTCGAGGAGgaaatttttaattttggTTTGTCCAGTTTTTAAATCATTTCCAATTATGAATACTCCCTTTTGTTGTGCTAATTGTACTACTGCACTTACCAATGTATTTTGTGGGCTACTATTTATAAAAGGGGAATTTTCTAGAATAGCTGCAAGAGCATAGATAACACTTGGTGAAACAGATTCATGATTTTGTTTACATGcatgtaaaatatttagaAAAGTGTCATTAACTCCTGGTATATGTggtatatttttttctgtaTTTCCTGACCATAATACAATTActtcatttaaattattttgttttttaaaGTTTCTAATTTGTTCTCTTACAAGTTCTAATATTtctaatttatttttaccatataaaatattattaactCTACGTTGTTGATTACCTGCAATAAAATTTCCTTTAAAATAAACACTTTTTAAGGGGACGTAATCTAAAtcatcttttattttttcaattaCTTCATTATCAAAAACTTTATTACGAACTAAACAATCTTTtaaattcatattatttaaatcCCAACCACCATAAACAATATTTTCTggattatatatatcaataaGTTTATAAATTGGAGCATATGCATGTTCtttatctttttcattatatCCTAATCTAATATtagatgataaaaaaacaCTACCTAAATAATTAGATCTCTTTAAATCACACTTATTCATATAACTTAAATCTTTAGCATTGGCACATATACCTCCTAACATAGTGGTAGCATTATTACCTCCTATACCTACAAGTAATACTCCTActcttttttcttttactttttcaactattatttcataagtattcttatattttttacatacTACCATACCTTTAGAGTCTTTCTCTACTTGTGTTTCCACATGTTCATAATTAGAATACACAAAATTCTCATCTTCTTTTCTATCTAGCATTACTTCATATGATAAATTGCTTTTATTAAATGCATTCTTTACGATTCCCTTATTCGACAAAAATTGCATCCCCTTGTAGGTCTCCATTTTTGCTTTTAAGAATATTgaacaatatatttaaaaaaaaaaaaaaatatatatatatatatatatatatatatatatatatatattttgtattataaaagtatataatattttttaagtgtgtattttttttttttttttttttgagaGAGTTACaattttgttatatatattatatataagaagaatatatatatatattatttttttatatataaatgtataatttttatttttttattcttaatCTGAACagtataaaataataagagaagaagaaaaaaaaaaaaaaggaaataataaaatgaaatatatttatttgataattttaataaatcattcaatttgttttatttttattttttatttatatgcaCTTTCACAAACAAGAAATAT carries:
- a CDS encoding apical rhoptry neck protein, with protein sequence MKKIYFILLILFHLNFMNCFRKYDKNKNNSLISHSINNKEKNTKNNNNNNKNKKNDNSFSATSFLNEKNKNKSYTNVSKIKNIYIRGESNKTTNIEEEEEEEKKKNILNNNDNETNYSFLSLKFFPFILTSLLHTGINQIPRNTDIELYEFEKSPMIRHMLVAEERKNAYTYMFFIVISFVVVVLIALFIFKFFFNL
- a CDS encoding putative kinase binding protein CGI-121, with the protein product MSITKLHILDQELDITLILFKNVVNSKDLLESYKKNMNDNICYVNDFFLLLDSNLVYNENHILHSIYRAHHNFQSKKRITKNIFLEILFLLSPHENINECVKQYQIKNDSSSVIYVGINISKDQVDMFIKSVQGDQTDFNELPFLHDKQKILENFKCDNMDNLERFIYHNIASKKINLS
- a CDS encoding inositol-3-phosphate synthase, which codes for METYKGMQFLSNKGIVKNAFNKSNLSYEVMLDRKEDENFVYSNYEHVETQVEKDSKGMVVCKKYKNTYEIIVEKVKEKRVGVLLVGIGGNNATTMLGGICANAKDLSYMNKCDLKRSNYLGSVFLSSNIRLGYNEKDKEHAYAPIYKLIDIYNPENIVYGGWDLNNMNLKDCLVRNKVFDNEVIEKIKDDLDYVPLKSVYFKGNFIAGNQQRRVNNILYGKNKLEILELVREQIRNFKKQNNLNEVIVLWSGNTEKNIPHIPGVNDTFLNILHACKQNHESVSPSVIYALAAILENSPFINSSPQNTLVSAVVQLAQQKGVFIIGNDLKTGQTKIKNFLLDFYFGTGLKPKSIVSYNHLGNNDGKNLSSDLQFYSKKVSKSNLICDYVRANENLYVDDEKDVNVAVKKSLEYCEGDSLNEKGKVSADIEEDCTYVESLEKQKVNSEIVIKYVPYVGDDKKAIDEYISEIFMNGKNTIVLYNICQDSMLASPILIDLILLVELSQRVFFKPTQEKKTIENEQLLNENIQIEDYKLSHTILKPKYNSFKNLDSVLFLSSIFCKSPFNSNVYKTRHSFFSQLESLWNFVRIISGLPIDAHIDLPYMI